From the Streptomyces sp. Sge12 genome, the window TCGTGCGCGGTGCGGCCGCCGGAGCGCTCCGACCAGAGCCATTCGGCGTACTTCGCGAAGCCCTCGTTCAGCCAGATGTGCCGCCAGTCGGCGATGGTCACGCTGTTGCCGAACCACTGGTGCGCGAGCTCGTGCGCGATGAGGCGTTCCGAACCGCGCACGCCGTCCACGTGGTTGGCCCCGAAGGTGGACAGGCCCTGCGCCTCCACGGGGACGTCGAGCTCCTCGTCGGCGACGACCACCGCGTACTCCCCGAAGGGGTAGGGCCCGAACAGCTCCTCGAACAGCCGCATCATGGCGGGCTGCCGGGCGAAGTCGCGTGAGAACTGCGGCAGCAGGTGCGCCGGCACGTGGGCGCTCTGCGGGATGCCGCCGAGCCCGGGGTCGCCGAGGAGGACCGTCTGGTACATGCCGATGGACAGGCCGACCAGGTAGCTGGAGGTCGGCGCGGCCTGCTCGTAGACCCAGGTGGTCGTGCTGGCCTTCGTCGTACGGGTGAGCAGGCGGCCGCCGGCCACGACCGTGTAGGCGGAGGGCGTGTTGACCGAGATCTGGTACGAGGCCTTGTCGGCGGGCCGGTCGTTGCACGGGTACCAGGACGGCGCGCCGACGGGCTGGCTGGCGACGAGCGCCCCGTCGGTGAGCTCTTCCCAGCCGAGGCCGCCCCAGGGGCTGCGCACGGGCTTGGGGTTGCCCGCCCAGTGCACCTCCACGGTGAAGGCGGAGCCGCCGGGCAGCGGCTTGGTGGGGCGCACCCGGAGTTTTCCGGCGCGGTGGGTGTAGTGCGGGGCGCGCCCGTTCACCAGGATCCGCCCTATTTTGAACTCGGCCAGGTTCAGGTGGAACTCGGCGAGCGGTGCCCGCCCGGCGATCGCGCTGATCCGGGCCGTCCCGGCGAGCCGGTTGGGGCCGGGACGGTAGTCCAGAGCGAGTTCGTACCGGTGCACTCGGTAACGGGAGTCGCCGTTGGCCGGGAAGTACGGGTCCGATGGCTCTGTTTTCTGGCCGCTCACTGCCGCTTCCGCTCCCTGCGCTGTGCTCGTACGACGTGCTGGTGTACCGGTTGTGCCGGTGCTCCCGCCGGTGCCGGCCGGGGCGCGAACGGCCCGGTCAGGACCGCCACGCCTCGATCGGATTGCCCAGCCAGCGGGTGTCGGCGGGGACGGATTCCCCGGCCATCACGAGGGAGGCGGGGCCCAAGGTGCTGCGGGCCCCCACCGTGCTCCCGGGCAGGACGATTCCGCCCGGGCCCAGGGTGGCGCCCTCATGGAGCACCACAGTATCCGTCCTCAAGATCCGGTCGTGGAAGAGGTGCGTCTGCAACACACAGCCCCGGTTCACGCTGACCCCGTCGCCCAGCACCACCAGGTCCGTCTCGGGCAGCCAGTAGCTCTCGCACCACACGCCCCGGCCGATCCGGCCGCCGAGCGCGCGCAGCCACAGGGCCAGCACGGGTGTACCGGGCACCGATCCGGTCAGCCACGGCACGGCAAGGACCTCGACGAAGGTGTCGGCCAGCTCGTTGCGCCAGACGAAGCCGCTCCACAGCGGGTGCTCGCCCGTGCGGTGCCGACCGACGAGCAGCCATTTGGCGCTCACCGCGACCGTGCAGGCGGCCAGTCCGGCGACCAGCAGGACCACTCCGGAGAGCAGCGCGGCGCCCCATACGCCCAGGCCGCTGCGGGTGACGAGCGCGCACAGGGCGGCCACGGTCAGCACGGCTAGGGCGGCCGAGCAGAACACCGGGGCGAGCCGGCACAGCTCCACCAGGCCGCGCGCCCACAGCAGCCGTGCGGGCGGCTCGTAGGTCCGGCTCTGGTCGGAGTCGGAGGTGGACCGGGGCAGTTTGACCGGCGGAAGTCCCAGGTAGGAGCTGCCCTTCTTGGCCTTCTTCGGGGTGGCGGACAGGACGCCGACCAGCCCGTCGTCCGGCACGGAGCGGCCCGGGGCGGTCATGCCGGAGTTCCCCAGGAAGGCGCGGCGGCCGATCTCGGAGTGTCCGATCCGGACCCAGCCGCCGCCCAGCTCGAAGGGGGCGGTCAGGGTGTCGTCGGCGAGGAAGGCTCCCTCGCCGACGGTGGTCAGGCTCGGGAGGGCGAGCACGGTGGACACCTCGGCGCCCCGGCCGATCTTCATGCCGAGCAGCCGCAGCCACACCGGTGTGATCAGCCCGGCGTACAGCGGGAAGAGCGTTTCGCGGGACAGGTCCATCAGCTGGGTGACCGTCCAGGCCTGCCAGCCGACCCTGCTGTGCGTCGGATGGGTTCCCGTCCGCAGCCCGAGGCTGAGCAGGCGTACGGAGACCAGCAGCAGCACCGCGTAGGCGAATCCGAAGGCCAGCGCGCCCGGCACCACGGCGAGGAGCGCTCCGCGCAGTGCTGCGGCGAATCCGGCGTCGGCGGGCACGAACCGGCTCACCACGAGCAGGGCGGGCAGGGCGGCGAGGACGGGCAGGGCGGTGAGGCAGAAGCCGGCGGCCCCGTACGCGGCCCGCCAGGGGAGGCCGCGGGGCGGGCGCTCCTTGGGCCAGTTGTGCTTGGCCTTGCCGAGCTTGCCGGCGGGTGCGCCGGCCCAGCGCTGGCCGGTGGGGATCTGTCCGACCACCGCGGAGCCGGGGGCCACCTCGGCGCGCTTTCCGACGCGCGCGCCGGGGAAGAGGATGCTGCGGGTGCCGACGACCGCGCCCGCGCCGACCTTGATCGCGCCGATCTCCAAGTGGTCGCCGTCCAGCCAGTGGCCGCAGAGGTCGACCTCGGACTCCACGGCGCAGCCGCGGCCGAGTTTCAGCATGCCGGTGACCGGGGGCAGGGAGTGCAGGTCGACCTCGGGGCCGATCTTGGCGCCGAGGGCCCGCCCGTAGCGCTCCAGCCAGGACCCGGTGAGGGAGGTGGCGCCGACGTACTCGGCGAGCTGCTCGGCCGTCCACAGCCGCAGGTGCACGCTTCCGCCGCGCGGGTGGCGTCCGGCCTTCACGCCCCGCATCAGGAGGCGGGCTCCGCCGGCCGCGATGGCGAGCCGGCCCGGCGGGCTGTAGAGGAGCAGCGCGCCGGCGGCGACGAGCCACCACGAGGCGGTCGGCGCCCACGGGTAGGGCCCGAACCGGTGCAGTACGTTGCCCAGGGCCAGTACGGCGACCGTCCAGCGCAGGCCGACCAGGGTGAACAGCGGGAGCAGCAGCAGGGACTGGACCAGCTGGGAGCGCAGCGGTACCGGGGTGATGGTCCGGGCCGCTCCGTCGTCCTGTGCGGACTTCTCCAGGTGCCGGGCCAGCTTGCGCAGGGTGGGCTGCTGGTAGACGTCGAGGACGGCGGCGCTCGGGTAGCGGGTGCGCAGCCGGGTGGTGAGCTGGGCGGCGGCGAGGCTGCCGCCGCCGATCGCGAAGAAGTCGTCGGCGGCGCTGGTGACGGTCACGCCGAGGGTCTCGCTCCACTGCTCGGCGAGCCAGGCCTCGGTGCCGTAGAGCTGCTCGGTGGGGCCGGAGGTCTCCAGGTCGGGCAGCGGCCAGGGCAGCGCGTTCCGGTCGACCTTGCCTGAGGTCCGGGTGGGGAGCTCGGCGACGGGCGCGAGGAGGGGGACGAGGGCGGCGGGCAGCTCGGCGCGCAGCCGGGTCACGGCCGCCGCGTGGTCCCAGCCGTCCTGGGTGACGAGGTAGCCGACGAGCAGCTGGTTGCCGCTGCGGGCGGTGCGGACGGCGGCGGCCGCTCCCGCGACACCGGGCAGGGCCTGGAGCGCCGCGTCGACCTCGCCCAGCTCGATCCGGCGACCGCCGAGCTTGATCTGCTCGTCGGCGCGGCCGAGGAAGATCAGGCCTTCGGGTTCGGCGCGTACGAGGTCGCCGCTGCGGTAGGCGCGCTGCCAGCCGAGGGATTCGAGCGGGGCGTACTTCTCGGCGTCCTTGTCGGTGTCGAGGTAGCGGGCGAGGCCCACGCCGCCGATCACGAGTTCTCCGCTGCCGCCCATGGGCACCGGCTCCCCGGACTCGTCGACGACGGCCAGTTCCCATCCGTTCAGCGGGAGGCCGATCCGGATCGGCTCCTCTCCGGTCAGGAGGGCGGCGCAGGCGACGACGGTGGCCTCGGTGGGGCCGTAGGTGTTCCAGACCTCGCGGCCTTCGGTGACCAGGCGCTGGGTGAGCTCCGGCGGGCAGGCCTCGCCGCCGAAGATCAGGAGCCGGACCTCGTTGAGCGCCTCGGGCTCCCAGAGGGCGGCCAGCGTCGGCACGGTGGAGACGACGGTGATCTCCTGGTCCACGAGCCAGGGGCCGAGGTCGGCGCCGCTGCGCACCTGGGAGCGGGGTACGGGCACGAGGCAGGCGCCGTAGCGCCAGGCCAGCCACATCTCCTCGCAGGAGGCGTCGAAGGCGACGGACAGTCCGGCCATGACGCGGTCGCCGGGGCCGATCGGCTCCTCGGTGAGGAAGAGCGCGGCCTCGGCGTCGACGAAGGCGGCGGCGCTGCGGTGGCTGACGGCGACGCCCTTGGGCTTGCCGGTGGAGCCGGAGGTGAAGATGATCCAGGCGTCGTGCTCGGGGCCGGGGCGCGAGGCCGCGGCGTGGGCTCCGGGCTCCGCGGCCCGGCCGGAGTGGATGCGCTGTCCGCCGCCGAGGACCGCGCGGACCCCCGCCTCGCCGAAGACCAGGTCGGCGCGCTCGTCCGGGTCCTCGGCGTCGACGGGTACGTAGGCGGCGCCGGCGGCGAGTACGGCCAGGATGGCCACGTACAGCTCGCTGGTTCCGGAGGGCACGCGGACGCCGACCCGGTCGCCGAGTCCCACTCCGGCGGCCGCGAGGGCGCGGCGCCGGCGCTCGACCTCGGCGGCCAGTGCCCGGTAGGTCAGTCGGGTGGTTCCGTCGTCGAGGGCGAGCTCGTCGGGGTACGCCCGTACGGTGGCCTCGAAGATGTCGACGAGGGTGCGGGTGGGGGCGGCCGACCCTGCCGTGAAGCGGGCCGACTTGCCGGACTCCTCGGGCATCTCCCCGCCGTCGAGCAGAGTGAGTTCACTGCGCTCAGGTGTGACTGCCATCGGCCCTCACGTCTCGTTCCCGGCAATGTCCGGGTCGCCGGCGGAGCCCGGGTCTGCCCAGGTTGTTCCGGCTCGGCGCCAAACAACCCACCAGTCTAGTGCGCCATCAAGGGTTTTCTTGTTGAAGCCTCGCGCGTGGCCGGGAAAAGACGGTGGTCAGGCGGGGGATGGCGGGGGCGATGGGGGCGATCGGGGCGGCTGATGCGGCGATCGGGGGCCGCGCGGAGCGTGAGCGGCCGATCGCATATCGTCGGCCGACATGACCGATCATGCTGCGCCCACGTCGCGCTTCCTCGTCCTGCACGACTACGGCATGGGCGGATCGTGGTGGTGGGTCCACGCACGGTCGGTGCGGGAGGTGCGCGAGACGTTCGCGGACGTCGAGGTGATCGACACGGCGGAGACCCTGGAGCGGGCCGAGGGCTGGGGCCTGGACGAGGCCCGGGTCGACGCAGCGACCACGCCGGAAGGGCTGGACGAACTGCGCGCCAAGCGCGAGGCGCAGCGCGGCCTGGACGGCTTCGGCGCGCTCGCCGACCGGGAGGTGGTGTGGCTGCGGCGGCGCTGGGACGACGGGAACGACGAGGACCGGACGCTCTACCTGATGGAAGTCGGGGCCGACGGCCGGCGCACGCGCCAGGTCGAGCTGACCCCGGACGGCACGGGGGTGCGCAGCGGACCCGACGACTGGCCCTTCAACCCGCCCGTCGTGGACCTCTTCGACCCCGAACTCGTGGGCATGGAAATCGGCCAGGACGAGTTCGAGAGGAACTGGCTCGGCGCCCGGCCGATGGAATGGCCGGACGAGGAGCAGGCCGAGGAACCGGCCGACGAATAGAACGCGGGAGGTGCGGGCGCCCGGAAGAGACGCGCCTACGCGCAGTCCGGGCACAGGCCGCGGTAGGTGACCTCGACCCCGGACACCGTGAAGCCGAAGCGCTCCTGCGCCGGGAGGCCCGCCAGCGGGTCGCCGGTCGGGTGGACGTCGCGGATGACCCCGCAGGCGGAGCACACCAGGTGCTGGTGCGGGTGGTGCGCGTTGGGGTCGTAGCGCTTCGCCCGGCCGTCGGTGGTGACCTCCGCGACCTCGCCGAGAGCGACCAGTTCGCCCAGGGCGTTGTAGACGGTCGCCCGGGAGATCTCCGGCAACCGCTGCGCCGCACGGGCGTGGACCTCGTCCGCCGTGAGGTGCACGTGATCGCCGTCGAGGACCTCCGCGACCACCCTCCGCTGGGACGTCATCCGCCAGCCACGCCCGCGCAAACGCTCCAGCAGGTCACTCATATCGGCCCACCTATTCAGGTTCGACGGGGTGCCCCGAAGTATGCCGAGGGACATCCGGAATCCGATCGCATGTGGATCTGGTGTCCTTCTTGACTTGGATTCTGTCCATCGTAGGATCGGATTCGTAGATAGCCAAGAGACAGGAAGGCTCCAGGGCGGCAGGTGACGAAGACGTGACGGACCACCGCCCGCGAAGTGCGCGGTGCAGACGCACGCGCACCGGCCGTCGGCGCCCCCCTGCTCACAACCGTCCGGGACGGTGACCGCTCGGCGTCGTGGCGTTCGACGAGGCCGAGCACGTGCACCCGGGGCCTGTGCCCCGGCTGTTCCATCGCATCCAGTCGCACTTATCCCGCATTCAGTTCCTGAACACCGTGATCCGCCTGGTACGGAAGGATTCCCATGTCCGAGAACCACGATGCAATCGTCACCGACTCCAAGTCGGGGGGTGGGGAGGGCTGTCCCGTCGCCCACACGCGTGCCCCGCACCCGACCCAAGGTGGCGGAAACCGCCAGTGGTGGCCGGAACGGCTCAACCTGAAGATCCTCGCCAAGAACCCCGCCGTGGCCAACCCCCTCGGCGAGGAGTTCGACTACGCCGCGGCGTTCAAGACCCTTGATCTCCCCGCCGTGAAGCGGGACATCGCGGAGGTGCTGACCAGCTCCCAGGACTGGTGGCCCGCCGACTTCGGCCACTACGGCCCCTTCATGATCCGCATGGCCTGGCACAGCGCGGGCACCTACCGGATCAGCGACGGCCGCGGCGGAGCCGGGGCCGGCCAGCAGCGCTTCGCCCCGCTCAACAGCTGGCCGGACAACGGCAACCTCGACAAGGCCCGTCGCCTGCTGTGGCCGGTGAAGAAGAAGTACGGCAAGAGCCTTTCGTGGGCCGACCTGATGATCCTCACCGGGAACGTGGCGCTGGAGTCGATGGGCTTCGAGACCTTCGGCTTCGGCGGCGGCCGTCCGGACGTCTGGGAGCCGGACGAGGACGTGTACTGGGGTCCCGAGACCACCTGGCTCGACGACGAGCGGTACACCGGCGACCGCGAGCTGGAGAACCCGCTCGGCGCGGTCCAGATGGGCCTCATCTACGTCAACCCGGAGGGCCCGAACGGCAATCCCGACCCGATCGCCGCGGCACGCGACATCCGGGAGACGTTCCGCCGGATGGCGATGAACGACGAGGAGACCGTCGCCCTGATCGCGGGCGGCCACACCTTCGGCAAGACCCACGGCGCCGGCCCGGCGGAGAGCGTCGGCCCCGACCCCGAGGCCGCCCCGCTGGAGGCGCAGGGTCTGGGCTGGAGCAACTCCTTCGGAACCGGCAAGGGCGGCGACGCCATCACCAGCGGTCTCGAGGGCATCTGGACCAACACCCCGATCACCTGGGACAACAGCTTCTTCGAGATCCTGTTCGGCTACGAGTGGGAGCTGTTCAAGAGCCCCGCCGGAGCGCACCAGTGGCGGCCGAAGGACGGCGCCGGCGCCGGCACCGTGCCCGACGCCCATGACGGGTCCAGGACCCACGCGCCGACGATGCTCACGACCGACCTCTCGCTGCGGTTCGACCCGGCGTACGAGCAGATCTCGCGCCGCTTCCTCGAGAACCCCGCCGAGTTCGCCGATGCCTTCGCACGCGCATGGTTCAAGCTGACGCACCGCGACATGGGCCCGATCGTGCGCTACCTCGGCCCGGAGGTCCCGACCGAGACGCTGCTGTGGCAGGACCCGCTCCCCGCGGTCACGCACACGCTCGTCGACGCCGGTGACATCGCCGCACTCAAGCGTCAGGTCCTCGCCTCCGACCTGTCGGTGTCCCAGCTCGTCTCCGTCGCCTGGGCCTCGGCCTCGTCCTTCCGCGGCAGCGACAAGCGCGGCGGCGCCAACGGCGGCCGCATCCGCCTCCAGCCGCAGAGCGGTTGGGAGGTCAACGAGCCGGACCAGCTGGCAGGGGTGCTGCGCACCCTGACCGGGATCCAGGAGTCCTTCAACTCCGCCCAGAGCGGCGACAAGCGGATC encodes:
- a CDS encoding M1 family metallopeptidase, producing the protein MSGQKTEPSDPYFPANGDSRYRVHRYELALDYRPGPNRLAGTARISAIAGRAPLAEFHLNLAEFKIGRILVNGRAPHYTHRAGKLRVRPTKPLPGGSAFTVEVHWAGNPKPVRSPWGGLGWEELTDGALVASQPVGAPSWYPCNDRPADKASYQISVNTPSAYTVVAGGRLLTRTTKASTTTWVYEQAAPTSSYLVGLSIGMYQTVLLGDPGLGGIPQSAHVPAHLLPQFSRDFARQPAMMRLFEELFGPYPFGEYAVVVADEELDVPVEAQGLSTFGANHVDGVRGSERLIAHELAHQWFGNSVTIADWRHIWLNEGFAKYAEWLWSERSGGRTAHEHAVNAHRLLAAQPQDMRLADPGRKLMFDDRLYQRGGLAVHAIRCALGDSAFFRMLRDWPTVHRHAVVTTTGFTHHVARYAAEPLDDLFTAWLYEPALPPLPVPSPGTGPSIPARPGYPPTNGGPKGRGKASA
- a CDS encoding Pls/PosA family non-ribosomal peptide synthetase, whose product is MAVTPERSELTLLDGGEMPEESGKSARFTAGSAAPTRTLVDIFEATVRAYPDELALDDGTTRLTYRALAAEVERRRRALAAAGVGLGDRVGVRVPSGTSELYVAILAVLAAGAAYVPVDAEDPDERADLVFGEAGVRAVLGGGQRIHSGRAAEPGAHAAASRPGPEHDAWIIFTSGSTGKPKGVAVSHRSAAAFVDAEAALFLTEEPIGPGDRVMAGLSVAFDASCEEMWLAWRYGACLVPVPRSQVRSGADLGPWLVDQEITVVSTVPTLAALWEPEALNEVRLLIFGGEACPPELTQRLVTEGREVWNTYGPTEATVVACAALLTGEEPIRIGLPLNGWELAVVDESGEPVPMGGSGELVIGGVGLARYLDTDKDAEKYAPLESLGWQRAYRSGDLVRAEPEGLIFLGRADEQIKLGGRRIELGEVDAALQALPGVAGAAAAVRTARSGNQLLVGYLVTQDGWDHAAAVTRLRAELPAALVPLLAPVAELPTRTSGKVDRNALPWPLPDLETSGPTEQLYGTEAWLAEQWSETLGVTVTSAADDFFAIGGGSLAAAQLTTRLRTRYPSAAVLDVYQQPTLRKLARHLEKSAQDDGAARTITPVPLRSQLVQSLLLLPLFTLVGLRWTVAVLALGNVLHRFGPYPWAPTASWWLVAAGALLLYSPPGRLAIAAGGARLLMRGVKAGRHPRGGSVHLRLWTAEQLAEYVGATSLTGSWLERYGRALGAKIGPEVDLHSLPPVTGMLKLGRGCAVESEVDLCGHWLDGDHLEIGAIKVGAGAVVGTRSILFPGARVGKRAEVAPGSAVVGQIPTGQRWAGAPAGKLGKAKHNWPKERPPRGLPWRAAYGAAGFCLTALPVLAALPALLVVSRFVPADAGFAAALRGALLAVVPGALAFGFAYAVLLLVSVRLLSLGLRTGTHPTHSRVGWQAWTVTQLMDLSRETLFPLYAGLITPVWLRLLGMKIGRGAEVSTVLALPSLTTVGEGAFLADDTLTAPFELGGGWVRIGHSEIGRRAFLGNSGMTAPGRSVPDDGLVGVLSATPKKAKKGSSYLGLPPVKLPRSTSDSDQSRTYEPPARLLWARGLVELCRLAPVFCSAALAVLTVAALCALVTRSGLGVWGAALLSGVVLLVAGLAACTVAVSAKWLLVGRHRTGEHPLWSGFVWRNELADTFVEVLAVPWLTGSVPGTPVLALWLRALGGRIGRGVWCESYWLPETDLVVLGDGVSVNRGCVLQTHLFHDRILRTDTVVLHEGATLGPGGIVLPGSTVGARSTLGPASLVMAGESVPADTRWLGNPIEAWRS
- a CDS encoding Fur family transcriptional regulator translates to MSDLLERLRGRGWRMTSQRRVVAEVLDGDHVHLTADEVHARAAQRLPEISRATVYNALGELVALGEVAEVTTDGRAKRYDPNAHHPHQHLVCSACGVIRDVHPTGDPLAGLPAQERFGFTVSGVEVTYRGLCPDCA
- the katG gene encoding catalase/peroxidase HPI encodes the protein MSENHDAIVTDSKSGGGEGCPVAHTRAPHPTQGGGNRQWWPERLNLKILAKNPAVANPLGEEFDYAAAFKTLDLPAVKRDIAEVLTSSQDWWPADFGHYGPFMIRMAWHSAGTYRISDGRGGAGAGQQRFAPLNSWPDNGNLDKARRLLWPVKKKYGKSLSWADLMILTGNVALESMGFETFGFGGGRPDVWEPDEDVYWGPETTWLDDERYTGDRELENPLGAVQMGLIYVNPEGPNGNPDPIAAARDIRETFRRMAMNDEETVALIAGGHTFGKTHGAGPAESVGPDPEAAPLEAQGLGWSNSFGTGKGGDAITSGLEGIWTNTPITWDNSFFEILFGYEWELFKSPAGAHQWRPKDGAGAGTVPDAHDGSRTHAPTMLTTDLSLRFDPAYEQISRRFLENPAEFADAFARAWFKLTHRDMGPIVRYLGPEVPTETLLWQDPLPAVTHTLVDAGDIAALKRQVLASDLSVSQLVSVAWASASSFRGSDKRGGANGGRIRLQPQSGWEVNEPDQLAGVLRTLTGIQESFNSAQSGDKRISLADLIVLAGAAAVEQAALDAGFAVQVPFTPGRADATQEQTDVESFAALEPAADGFRNYLGKGNRLPAEYLLLDRANLLTLSAPELTVLVGGLRVLGANHQQTPLGVFTTTPGSLTNDFFVNLLDLGTTWTATSEDANAFEGRDSATGRVKWTGSRADLVFGSNSELRALAEVYASDDAKEKFVKDFVAAWDKVMNLDRFDLAGQ